TATACTACGGTGTccaaaagaaaaactttattACTCTTAACACTAGCTTGTTAGCACAAAGTAGTTAAAAATAACCAATCTAAACGGTATGTAATGAGAATTTTTAGGCATTTTGGAATATTTTCTGATAATTTTGAGCAGTTCAGCTATAAAACATCTCAACCAATCGTATCCACTATTAAAAAAACcgaatcccaaataatttatcCAAACTCATCTGAACCAGGGTAGAATTAAACCGAATCCCACCCAATAAAAATGAATATCTAAATTATTCTTAGGTTTTTAGTTCCAAAATACCTTCAACCTGAATAAATTAATCCAAATTCGGGCGGATATCCGAATATACATTCCTAATTcagttattatattattaatctaACATATCAAGTCAAGCAcattatctctttcttatcTCAACCATACagtgagtgagtgagtgagtAAGAGGCTGGCTCTTACCGCGACTGCGAACTGTCTGGGATCTGTTGTGAAAATTGGAGAACTGTACAAACTGAACATCAAGTGAAAATGGACTGAAACCACTTTGACGAAGAGTGGAGTTGAGAGCCCTGATGGGAGATCCGGCTGTGGCAAAGTTAGCGCCGTGGCTGAAGTTTGAACCAACCGAGTCTAGGAACGCGCTTAGATATGGCAATCCAAGACTCTCCGCTGCGCCAAGAAAGGGAGACAAAATCAGTTAAACGCTAAACGGTGGCGTTTCAAGTTTGATAAGAGTACTGTGATTAATAGTTTTACCTATGAAGTCAATGACGAGACGACCGTCGCAGTACCTCCCAGCAGGTGAGCCGAAGAAGGACGAGCCGTGAGGAGGACCAGCCTGGCCAAAAGCGGCGGAGAGACCGCCGGTGTCGGAGTTAGAGTCGCCGAAGTTGAATATTGCTGGGAAATGGCATTGAGCATGGGCTGATGATAGTGATAGCAAAGAGAGAGCAAACAAAGAAGATAGTATTGACTTCATAttggtaaagaagaagaagggatcCTAAGAAAAGTAACATAGTTTCTAGCATCCAACTCAATCACGAGACTTCAtccttttacaaaaataaagatacaaacaaaaaaggtatgaaatcgaagaaaattatttaaaaagaaaaaaagaaaaaacgtgaCCCCGagtaaaaaagaaatgaaacggggaaaacattaataataaaaaggcaAGAAGGAAAATAATTATTTCGGAACTTGTCCCATATTGTTGATTGAAAACACTCTAACGAGTAGTCCTGGGCATTTTAATATGGATTCGAAAATCCGAACCAGAACTGATGCAAAAATATTCGAtccgaaaccaaaccaaaaccaaaaatttataagtattttttgAGTCCAAAAttcttttacccaaaaaaaaacagaactgaAAGGAACCAACCCGAATAGATCCGGACCCAAAAAAACAAACCCAAATAGACCCGACCAGGTAAGAACCTATTTGTAGTCAGACTTAAAATCTTGTACatccaaaactatgattttttgtgttctattatttagttgaaatatttttcgtCAACAataattgttattattttataacatttttaagtaaTAAGAAGcttaaaattgtaaaatttagagtttaaaaatatcttgttttaattattaatagtttaatttaagttattttgtaaaattttagatatatatgataaatattgaCCCAATTTGATGGAGATTGGGTATTTCATGTGTTTTAAGattctaaatatccgaacgtgATCCGGACACGATACGGATCCGAAAAAATTACGGATATTTTATAGGTATTATAATTATAGACCCAAAACCGATCTGGatccgaaaagaaccgacccaaatccgaatccgaaccgaaaatttacaagtacctaTTGGGTCCAAATGTCTAAGACCCGAAGGATCCGAACCCAAAAGGAACCAGCCCGAACCCGGCCCGAAGACCCGAACATTTTTAACGAATTATAGGTGTTTTGTCCGCACATGTGAGCAAAATTATTGTaagttaattattaatatatgcattactaataaaaatttatcatGATAAGTTATTGTTTTGGTTctccaaaatttttaaatcttaaatttttatttttaaagtacattaaaatacattatttttagaattgtcattttattttaaatacattttaatttttggataGCTTTTATTATAAAGAAATGGACACAAaaaccacattcatagtaccccttttcatttttataccacttttattttcacttttaatgaagcgtaaaaaatatttacactcCTAGAGTTTACAAACTTTAGATAATAGATTAGTGCATCTAAATATAAcgagttatatttttattaaattaattataaatttatttaataatctataaaaatattttttattctttctgtAAATGAAAATTAcacaattaaataataaaatttgataaaaattgttGTGTTCTCTATTCtctataatttttgtttaattatatatttttaaaataaattaaatattcacattaatcatataataaaaattaaattttcgaatatgttatattttaaattctaaagattatattttgtatatgttatattttaatcatataataaaaattagattttgtgtatgttatatttaaatctaaaaataattataaattactaaaatcttaaaaaattcTACATTGACAATTTTGCGATcaatgtttagaaatttttgttAAGATGTGTTTGGAGTATAAAAACAAGACTCTTGAAACCgagtaattttatattttctggtGATAACAGAATTACCTAGAGACTTGTGGACTATTATCAAACAACATAACACAACAAACACAAGTCACACACACTAATATTATTCGGCAAACTTATCACTTTAAAAATGGgatcatttttcaaaaaaaaaaagacttcctCCTAGACTatctagtctttttttttttttgaacatcgACTATCTAGTCTATCTAGTCTTCCCACCCGTCTTCCCACTAATGCCACATGCACTCACATCCCATGGTCCCAGATCCGGACCTAAGAATTTTGGGGCCccagacaaaataaaaaaaagttatagaacttcttctaaattttttcaaaaaatctaaatttcagttattttttaaaaaataattgcaaatttttcaatttaaaaataaaaataaattttctttaatatttattatatttttgttgatataaaaattataatttacatCATTTTACAAATTACCTTTGTTATTTTCTCttgcattttaatattttatacattattatactaatatatacaaagtttttttttttaaaaaaaggggCTCCACAGAGTGGGGGCCTCATAGGGGTCAAGCCCGGCTCTGCATGGTCCTATATGGTCCCGTCAGTGTCCATCTTCCTAGCACTAGCTCCGGCACATGCTTTCGACAATGGGTGTATCGAGATACAGATTTGGTCCTAGTATTTATCAAGTTGCAAGGATAAAATGTTTTGGCCTCAATCCTATAAAAATTGTTAACTTGAAAAGACGCTaatatcaaactatataaaaaagtaaatattaaataattatttttgaaatagaaattttcttgtattttcttatattaaataactacaACGATAATTCATCCAGcctaatttatatcaaaaaaggTTTTCGATATATAGTTTTATGAGgatttttagtaataaaaataaaattgaaataatcATACATATGTAGTTCATGTATAATACATGAGAGTGCGTTATAGTTTCCGGATCCTTGAATAAACTTAATATTCTCGTACCTAACATCGAATCTAGCTATCCTTGTATGACCAAGTCCCATAGTATACAGCACCAACCATTTCGTCTTTCATGCAGTGGTAAGGCTGTGGAACCCGTCAAACATCACCACACAAGACTTTGTATTGATCTTCGACCAAATCGTACCCTAAACATGCGTATATGTCTTTTCCGTTAGGTGTAAGATCTTGTAATTACGAAATGTCTAGTGGTGGCATTACAAACAGCGATCGATGAACAATGTATGAAGCAAACTAGACTGTTTACAGGACGAGAACTGATGTAGTAATTAAACAAGATCCGAGATCGTCATGTCGTGTCTGCCGATGACTGTGGTGGAGGGTTTGTCATCTTCCACGTTTTGGTGTTCAGGAGCGGAGAAGACGAAACTCTTAAAGAAAATCAAAGTGTTTGAACGTTAAAAAGAGCCACTGACAAGTCTTTGACCTAGTTAGGAACGTATCGACGTAATCTTTGCTGCGGATGATAGAGAGCCACAGCTTCGACATTCCTTGGAATCTTCCATTGCAGCTGATTGTGAATGGTGTGCTGATGATCTTTAGCGTCTTGTATACGTAGACACACCTATTGATCTGAGCTGTAAACATCAAGTGTCAGTTCTTTGTTTGTCTGTTCTTGAATGCTAATGATTCTGGACCTTTTGTTAGTTTGTTGGTAACGATTTAATTCTCTTGAACTTAATGATACTTTCTCGTACTCGTCGTTTGTCTGTTTATTAACACTCTATGGCAAAAAAACAACATAATcttcaaaaacaataataataataattagtttCTAACAAACGCTGATAATCAACTCATGATCAAATTGAATGGAAGAAGCTAATAAAACCGTGACtagttattacaaaaaaaaacattacaagaACCTAATATTCTCAATGTGActtgtaaaatataatatactcaTATCAGTTTGCTCACCGATCCCATGGATACGTCTGAAATCACCATCCACCATTCCTTGGATCTCTACTTTTCTTATACTCATTTTGTTAAAATCATAATAGCAAACAGAAAATGGTTTAGGTGGCTTTACCCCTGGATAGAACACCATAAGCTCGCCTGTATGACTCACTCCTTTGGACCTTACGTAAAACCCAAGTAAATCTTTCCACGTAGAAGGTAAGTCACACGTCATACTCGACCATTCCTGTTTCTCCGCATCCTCAAGAACCCACAATGTCATCGAATTTTCTGTGCAATGATAATCTACACCGCCCAATTTTCCCTTGTAATTTATAAGAGTGGAATGGTGGTATGTTGTCGAGATCTGGGACTCTTGGGGTGTTTTAATCAACTCAATCATCTCTGATCTAACGTTGAACTTGACTATTCTTGACTTTCCAGCTCCGTAGTATAGCGCACCATCAATGCATGTCTCTCCGTATACAGAGTGATAGTTGCCTCCGGTTGTGTTCTCGATCTTTCTCCACTCTTGTTTCTGAGATGAACTCACAGTGCAAACCAAATGCTCCGGTTGCCAACATTTCGCTTTAGAGCGGGCCATCACCACACACAACACCTTGTATTGATCGTCCACTGGATCGTACCCAAGACGTGCGTACATTTTTCTTCCGTTGGTTCTAACTTCAGGCAATTTCACAATTTGTCCAGTGGTGGGATTATAAACGTTGATCGGATTACAAACGCAGATCCCAGGAACAACACCTAAGAAGAAACCGTTGACAGAACCAGAGTCCAAGAAGTAGCCAGGTTCCAAGTTGTTCATGTGGTATCTGGCCATGACTGTAGAGGATTTTTCATCGTCGTTGTTGTCATGTTCAGGAGCCGAGAAGATGAAACCCTCTTTGGATCCATGGCCTCCCAAGGATAAAAGGAGACGGGGACGAGCCTTTGACCTAGTCAAGATCAAGTCTACGAAAATTTTGCTGCGGATGGCAGAGAACCACAGCTTTGACACGGATTGGAATCGAATAAGTGATTTGGTAGGATGTAGAAGGAATATCTCGACGAGGAGATCGAGAGGAATGGTTCTTGTGCAGTTTCCGTCATGCAAAAGAGACTGTTTCAAATATTCCATGACGACGGCTTGGTGGTGAATTCCACAACCCTaggtaatatataaaaataaaacaatagtaTTAGCtaaaagaacatatatatacacatacggAAAGAAGGACAAAAGTGCACAAAAATAAGGATAAAAactgattttaattatatttttttttctttccagaaAATAccacttttttgttttgtcaacaaagactttaaaaattgaaataatacATTATCTCTATTCATTAAAAATTACATATCtttaaagaatatatttttcattagaaTTATATCACCAAAACATTACTTACCAAATTTGAGACTGAAcaataaataacatatattcttGTTTactgttttgttcttttttattcttttcatttttatacttAACTAGAGATTTTACCGTGCTACACACGGtttattgtttataaaatttatatatatactttaaagtTAAACTTAAATATAAGGATTGattatcattcatttatttCATCGGACCTCAGACTGCAATTTGAAGCCGTAAAATTAAACTGAGTCTCCAATCTCGTGGTACTACCTCTGAAAAAGAAACGTTTGATTCTTCTCCGAAAGAAAAGACCCTTTTCTTAAGTTTCCAAGGCAGAGTATATAAAAACTATCCAACCTGAGATTGTAAATCGGCAGGAACAGTCACGACTGATTTCCACTGCCTGATGATTTTGTTGTGGAGAATTAGTCGAAGCGCAAAGATTTGAAAAAGAGGTATATGTAGCTATAAGTTATAGGGAAGGGTAAGAGTTGAATAAACATTTATTGTTTCAGTTAATAATGGGGCTTTAAGATTCATCAATGTGAAAAAGTGACGTTCCAAAGGAGGTTCAAAGAAGGTGGAAAAactaaatttgatataaaaaaaaggtGGAGAGGCGAAGAAGACGATTTAACGAATGGTGGATTTCTAGTGATAAGCAAATTTGGCCagagttaatttttttggaacCACGAAAGcctaatttgatttttaattgaCAAAGCAAGTAacatggcaaaaaaaaaaaaatttattggttgatttttcatGCCTACGTGGATAGGTATTGTAAGATTGTTATTTTAATAGTCCAACATGTGCTATAATCATTGAATACTGATTTGATTTGTAGAAACGTTTAGCAATTCTTTCACCGAGAGGAAATTGGTATGCTGGAAAGCCGGGTTACCTAAATTGCATACTCTAGAGTTCACAATACgcgatatatatataattttgaggAGCGGATCGTTGAAGAAGATTATATGTCTTGTCATTTGGAGATAAATGACTGCAGGAAGTTGAAGAGTTTCCCTGATGGGTTAAGATGCATAACTAGTTTAGAGAAGATAAGAGTTGGATGGATGGAGAATGCAGTCAAGGATATGTTAATCCAAGGTGGAAAAGATTATTACAGAGTACAGCATGCATCTTATATTGTGTGTTTACAATGGCAGGGACGAATGAGAAAGAAGTACAAGAACTAATTATCAAAAAATAGGTTCTAAAACTTATCTTCTATGCCCAATGCTCATTTCATTGTGACACGTCTATCTTTTATACTGTTATAAGTACAACATTTAATACCGAAATATACTGTTATATAAGTACAACACCTTATGTTGTGTCATGTGTGTATCTCGTTTGTTTTGTGACAAAACTCCTTATATCGTATACCGAAATGTAGCCTGCGCATGAGAAGATAGGTGTAGTAGATTCTTCTTTATCAAACTGTTCCTTCCCTTGGCGGCCAAGTAAACTCTCTTTGtgctcatttttttttctcttcttggtCTGACATTAAAATTTTCGCTGATACTCCATTTCTCTTTTGCTTGCTGTAGGGTGAGGCGATAATGGGTAAAAACCTTTAAAGCTCTCTCTCGTGTTGAGAGTTGTGTAATTTGAGCAAATTAGCTTTAATTTGTTAGTTTGTTTGTATGGTTTTGCAAGGTGAGAGAAAGATGCAAAAAGGAATGGACCATGTTTCAGAGTAGAATAGCTAACGCAGAGAAGGACTATTTCAAATCCTTACAAGTTGAAGGCTCCTCCAATTCAACAGCAACCTCCATTAATAAGAGTGTTTCTAAGTAGCAAGGCCGAGACGCGCTGACATATTCAGTTTACAAAGTTGTCTGCCATTTCATTGACTGACCTGACCAAAATGGATAACCGTCAAGGGTTGCAACAATGTTTTTAAAGGACTGCTTTTctccataaaaaaaaaccatgctATCGTATGGGAAAGCAAAGTGAGATACTTTCGCATTCATTGCATTTGGATGGAAGGCAATAGAGCCAATGTTATATATGCGGTTAAACCTCTACAACAATACATCTCTAACAAGGAAATAAATCCAATGAGAGAGTGAGTCTCCCTGTTAAAAGGGCTAAACATCCTAAACTATAGGAGAGAAAGGAGTGGATGGAGAAAGTGGCAGATTCTAGGAAGCTATATTAGGGATGTGTATAACTTCAACAAGGATGAGGTGAGTGAGTTAGTGTCCTGCAAGCATTTCTTTCACACAAGCTTGTCTGGATATATGGTACGGGATTAATCACACCACAAGTCCTCTTTGTAGATCCATCCTTTAGTTATGGATCATACTTTGTGGAGGAGACTTGGATGTTTATTTTTCACTAATTAATAAAGTTCCTTGAACTGCTCTGCCTTTGTGGTGGAAGTGGACTAGCTATTTTATTTCAGTTAGTATGGTTTTAATGGTCGATAAGTTGAATTTCATAGTCCAATGTTTCCGGAAATTAAGGATAATCAAAAAAGTAGtaattctatttaaaatttcacatgATAGTCGTTATCTAGTACACCGGTTTTGTTACATTGCTAATAATAAAAGCAGG
This Brassica napus cultivar Da-Ae chromosome C6, Da-Ae, whole genome shotgun sequence DNA region includes the following protein-coding sequences:
- the LOC106405839 gene encoding F-box protein At1g30790-like, whose product is MEYLKQSLLHDGNCTRTIPLDLLVEIFLLHPTKSLIRFQSVSKLWFSAIRSKIFVDLILTRSKARPRLLLSLGGHGSKEGFIFSAPEHDNNDDEKSSTVMARYHMNNLEPGYFLDSGSVNGFFLGVVPGICVCNPINVYNPTTGQIVKLPEVRTNGRKMYARLGYDPVDDQYKVLCVVMARSKAKCWQPEHLVCTVSSSQKQEWRKIENTTGGNYHSVYGETCIDGALYYGAGKSRIVKFNVRSEMIELIKTPQESQISTTYHHSTLINYKGKLGGVDYHCTENSMTLWVLEDAEKQEWSSMTCDLPSTWKDLLGFYVRSKGVSHTGELMVFYPGVKPPKPFSVCYYDFNKMSIRKVEIQGMVDGDFRRIHGIGEQTDMSILYFTSHIENIRFL